The region TTTAGTCGGATTAGGGCCTCGAAGCAGACGAGCGACTGGACTTGCTGGGGCAACATTAGATACATGATCAGAACGTTAATCCGTACAGGGGCTCAGCCGGGTGGGGTGAGCTGCTGGGGAATACACACATTCCTGTTGTTTAATCcttagatagatggatggatgaatctTGGAGAGATTTATCTCTCGTCTTCTGTTGCGATCTCAAGTTTCAGAGTATGCTGACCTCTTTTTATGGGAGCAACACTGACGTATCAGGCCTACCGTTCTTTAGAACCTGCAGAACGTTTTCCAGGGAAGTGTGTTTGACGATGTTTAAAATTCGTTGTGACACAATGCTGGCCGCTGTCTGAGGTTGCAATTGTgcgacacaaacagacatgcatgcacagcgcacattaacacacgcacgtacagaCCGTTTATCCTGTACATTACACCAGCCCAGTGCAGGGTCAGGATCCCCTCAGGTCATAATGAGCTTAAAGGgggcatatcataccaccaggtgtgagtgtgattggccaTTACAGgcaggtttgaaaatgtgcagcattgtgacatcacaggtgggcgtgtccacctagatgtgtgctggatagatcagtctaccagcctacccagtggactgaagtaaacgctgctcatctatccagcaaagatctaggtggacacgcccacctgtgatgtcacaatgctgcacattttgaaaacggcctgtaatggctaatcacactcacacctggtggtatgataggtcccctttaaagctaCCATTAGCGGTTGCTAAATAACTCATGACTTATAATAATGATCAAAGGTTTAGCGACATTTCGCCACATGTGTCTATTGGTTGGCGAAGGTTAAAGCAAAACCTCAGAATTCCTCAGGGCATAGCATCGCACTGGAGAAGGGCATCAGACCTGTATTGATTTTTCTTGAGACCGTTCAGCCCTCCGTCACAGAGCAGGGAACCCTATTATAGTGATGTACAGTCGACACAGAAGGGCAGAAGGTTGGGCAGGGCGACAGCTTCACTACGGACCGCCATTAGCGCAGAAACGTCTTAGAGATATGTTGTTAACATGTCGATATTGGTCACGTTAACGTAACCAAAGTAGACGGCTTAATGAACCAAACTTGACACCTTAGCGTAACAAAAGATGATGCATTGTTGATTGTGGCCAATGAGGGGGCTTTAAAATAGGCCATTAAGGCAAAAACGTCTACAAATATTGTGATTGTGGTCACGTTAACCTAACTAATGTTGACACATTAACTTAACCAAAATTGACCCGGTAACGTAACCAAAGATGACATGTAGTTGGTTGTGGCCAATGAGGGACCATGAATCAAGGCAGTCATACACATTAATGAGGACGGCTTCATCATGAGGATGAACAACAACACAAGGGAGAATGTTAAGCATGCTATGCAAAAATTACTGTTGTGGTCGTCTACGAATATGCTACAAACTTGTTACGATGGCCTTCCATGTCCACATAGTGACAGTCACACTGTACGCATAGTGCGCACGTGTTATGTAAATCTTGCGAATGGCAACACCAACTCTGAGGCCTTCCGCACACTGAAGCACACCCAAACTGTTCCTTTTGTATGTGTGCCTTGGCTCGCCCAGGCTTGATTACAATTCAATTCAGCTGTTGGCTCTTGTCCCACCTGGAATAATTAGGAGGCTTGAGTCACCTTCCACAAGTCAtgccattcaattcaattattcATAAGCATATATTTTGGCTTGCAAAAGAAAATGAACAAACAGAGTCAAACCTCCCTTTGACTTAACCCTGCCTGTAGGAGAACACATAAGGATAGTTGCAAGTGAAATGTCTATTAATTAACTGTCCTTGGTTGAACAATTTATGGTTCTGCGAGTGACATAAAATGTACTTATTAAGATAATCTcactgttccctctctctctctcaacatttTGCCAATTTATTTTCATAACTGTTCACCTTATAGGAACAGTCCCCTGTAAATCCATCCTCCATAATTGAATGGGTAGCAAAGTAGGGTTGATCTTTTGTGGTCTCGTGGTTTAGGGCCTGGTGTGACTCGGAGAGTGGTGTATGTTAAACATTTAttcagagacacaaggtaaaaAACGTATGCGTGTCTTCATGATACAAAAGCAACACTGATAAACTACACAGACATTGTTACTATCACATATTATTTATGATAGAAGAAGAATATGATGTACTATAAAATAAGATAATATAGGATTGTACTTAATTATTCCCAAGGGAAGTTAGTGATATGGGAGAGCGGCTGCCTGTTGTGGATGGAAATAATGATGTATTCTTTATAAAAGATGTAGAATATGATGTAGGCTAAACAATATGGTGTGTATATCAGTTCACACCTCAAAGCTGCAACATTTGAGAGTAATTATAAGATAAATATTATGCATACGTACTGTATGTGAAATATCAATGCATAGGCTATAGTATGTATGCATTCATATTGTTCATAGTTatttatacattcatatataaCTGTTCACGTTATGGAAACAGTCCCCCAGATGATCCCTCTCaagttaaacacagaaaaacgGATTAAAGCTGAATAAACATTCAGCACCCCCAACAAATCATGTTATACATATTGAATATAAGTGTCGTCAACTTAGTGAAATGGCATGCGCCTCAGACTTTGTTTTTAACACCCCTATTAGACACTTCTATGTTTTGACGCGTTTTGTTATGTTGTTATGTATGCATTTTTTGGTCACATTAACGCGCCTATAATCGACGCTGTAACCCGACAATCTCCTAGACGTTTTAGCACCGCAACGCGTCCCTTCGCCTTCACAACTCTCAGACCATGGACTCTACTGCTCTACAGAAAGGTGTGTCCTGGCCTCTGCCAGTGAAGCGTGTCTGAAGACGGTCTGGGCCCGTTTTATTGCGTCATGCAGCTCTGTATGACTCAAGTCAGTCACTTCAGAAGGGAAGGTTGGATCTCCGCTGCAGTGAACAGTCGCCACGTCACGTCGCTGCCTCTCTCCGTGTCTTCCAGCCGGACATCCTGCTGACGCGTCAGGCAGTACCTGCACCCTCTGGCGTGGTGCCGAAGGCTATAGCTCAGGGAACGTGGCGATGGCGTGGAGGAGTGTGTTTCCTGATAAGAAACATGCGTATCAAGATGCCGTCTCAGCCGATTTGTGTGTAATGTTCTAGATTGTACGTGGTCACTTGACCTTTTGTTTTTCTCGCTGAAGGTGCAGATAGGGGCGAGACTCATACTGTAGTATGACCCCTAGTAACTGCGGTATCGCTAAACATATATCCCCAGGGGTTTTGTCAAGAAAATACTAATACGCGTGTGCTTATGTTTTTGCTTAGAGAGAGGCGATGGACAGGTGTGGTGACTGGCGTCACATGACAAATAAAATCGGAGAAATAAGCATTCCCTTTGTTGTGTCGATGGACAACAGCTCCCCCCGTGTCAATAGGTAAAATAACAAACAGGCTTCTCATGTCTTAGCTGGTGACCACTAGAAATGCTGGACGTACAAAGAAACACAATGCAGATtattctctgtccctctctctctgttgcctGGGAATCGGAAGATGTCTattcaacgcacacacaaaacaggcaGTGTTTTCTAGGTTGTCCTCATATGCCCGTAAGATCATATGAGGACTGATAAAGATAGCTGATTGCCTCTATCTTTGTCCGGCGGAACAGTCCCAGTGTAAACCATATCCTTGTAACCCTAGGTGGTGTGTTTTACCATAAATAAGAATACGGCATATTGTTGTCCAACTTCGACGGATTGTTCCGTGCGCGTGGCGATAGCTCTCTTTGCTCACGGAGCATACCTTCAAAATCATCGGTCAAACGCGCCACAGCTGATTAGATTGTGCATAAAGGTCATGGGGacgaggcaaacacacacacactacctgtgTAGAATACAGCAGAGGGAAATATCAGCAGATATAGCAGAGGGACATGGACAGAGGCGGCCTCTTGCTGGGAAACAGAGTGGGGGGTGGAAATGAGAGGCCCCttacattgtttgtgtgtgtgtgtgtgtgtgtgtgtgtgtgtgtgtgtgtgtgtgtgtgtgtgtgtgtgtgtgtgtgtgcgtgcgcgtgtgcgtgtgcaacaAAGCACAACCCCCCCCAGTCTGCGAAATTCAGCTGGACACCCATCGGGGTAGGAGTGCTCTTCAGTGACTTGCAGCTCTTgagtagaattgtttggatccCGTTCTTGACGATAGGCAGCGTTCTGGCTCACAAACATCCCAGCTATGGAAGAGCTGGAACAGTTTCCACTTAGCTTGAACTGCTATGAAGCAAAAACAAAGGCTGGTCTACAGAAATGGATCCACCGATCTCTTCTTGTGAATGACTTGGCCCTGTGGGTTGTTTGAGACATGCTCATGCAAGGTTTAACTGCTGCCTGAACCGCCCTTCTGTTGGGGGGGTTGTGGTTTGGGTCATGTGACATACCCCCTACCAAACCCTGCTGTTTtgttgggggggcgggggggggggggaggggtgacagATGCAGGTCAACCCCCTTCCTACTTCCTGGTAAACAGAATTctattctttctttcattttgttttacAATGCAATGAAAAGCAACAAGGTTTTATGTAAGGGGACTGCAAACTGACCCGGTAAACGCTTGCACTTTTAGTGCAAAACACATGCTTTCCCGTAACCAAACTTTGAGTGCGAATGCATCAAACATGGAACCCAGTGGCCCTTTCTTGTGAGTTGAAAATTAGTATGAAGCAGGCCCTGTTTAAGTCCAAATGCTCATCTGTTCTGGTGCTTTCTTCCTTGAGAAGAAATCCTTGAAAAAAACTAAGTAGGATGGTGTGGCTTACTCCTCCCGGCAACCACAGAATCAGTTCGGGCCCGGCGACGTCCACTGGGATGATCTACTGGTCATGCACCATATTAAAACATGtatcatattcatattcatacatGTATCCAATCAACATCATGTCCTATGGACCTCCATTAGATCCCAAAGACACAATCTccacacataaaaacattacATTGGTGTGTCATTAATGTAATGCTCTGCATAACATACGGAGGCCCAGACATGACTAACAATAGATTCAAGACCATTAATATTAACATCGTCCCGACAACGAAGAGGCTCACGGACCACAGCCTGCGTGTCCCGTTCCACGCTAGAAGGATGGTCTTGGCCCTCTCAGGTTGCTCGTCGGCAGCGTAGGCAGTactgtgtcactgtgtcacACTACATCAGTGAGTCCAATCACAGGCCAGGTAGGCATGACTACATGTAGAGGGTTTAGCTCCAGGCCAATCAGACGGCCTCCCACCGTCGACAGAGATTCGACTTCTTGTTAAAAAGCCGCGTGAGGCGCGAGCATCAATGCATGATGCCTCTGAGGTGAATGTGCAGCCCTGCCAGTcactctgtgtgtatatgtatccCCCCATGCACGTGCTTCTCAATGTGAGAGATGATATCTCCGTCCGTCTGCTTTCACTTACATGTAGGCACCATGTACATGTGAATTTgaacgtgtgtgggtgtgtggctgtttgtgcatgcgtcggcatgcatgtgtgtgtgtgtgtggtagactTCCATAACTTGCCCTAAAAATCACCTAATTTGATTAATCATAACGGGCATTGAAACTAATTGCAAAGACGCAGGCTGCAAGCCTTCTGTGTGCAGGAATGTCCTTATGCGTATAGTATATGTGTGTCACTTCTAGCCTTTTCCTTACTTTTCATGCTGCAGTGCCTTTAATCTAATAAGTACTGGTTCAAACTGGTTTGGCGTTGCACAACGAAAGCCAGTGGCAGGAGAATCTTACATGTGGTGGATGGAGAACCCTCAAAGCTCTGACTCCATGTGTGTTTCATGGGAGCAACATCCGTCTCCTGGCTGCTAAAAGCCAACaccgcggtggtggtgggggggatgtgCATTGATTTACCCCCATATGGGTGCAGGGTTGGCTGCCCGGCGTCTTGGAGATGTCTTTCGCCGAAGGGCCACTGTGCTGTTCCATTTATGAGACCCAATTTCATATTTCTCGTTGCATAACATCCATGTTTTTTTGCCCATTGCACCCGTTTCATGCTGGAGCCAACTGGGTTGAGCCTGTACATTCCGGCGGTCGCTATAGCAACAGAGCAGCATCCCTCCCAGTCCTTTgtacaaccacccccccccccccccccctctcctccatcgcTTTGGCTTCTGAAGAAGCTGATTGGGATTCCGCGTGATGGCTCTGTCGGCTGCTTGATAATCTGCaccacagagacggagagaaaacagttaacacacacacacaaacacatctacaTACATATAAATCGATATAATATCAAATAGCATTCATTTGCTTACATGCATATATCCTAATGAGCAGTAAACAAAGGACAAGTCAACCATTGGCAAGAAACACATTTATCCCCCTTCTAAATGAAAAACACTTTAAATTATTGATCCCCGAAAAATAGTAAAATAGTACGATTTCAGAGATTTTTACAAGAACTAATACGATGAACAATCAGAAACATGTTCTACTGCTTGCTTGCTAATTCTGATTCTCTGTGGAGCACAGAAATAATACACAAAATAAGCAGCTATAAGTACTCGCTACGACACTGAGTTAAGCTATCGGACCAAAGACGGATTGCTTTGTACACTCTGTCACCCTGCCATGGATTCCATCGAACTGTGGAGTCATCTTAATACCAGGGTGAGTGCAGGCTGGCCTTCCTGGTCTCTCCCCTCAGTGGTGGTGAACTGGAGAGGAGTTGATCCCTCTTCTGTATCCCCTCCAGTGCTTTGGGGCAGATCTTTCTCTGTTGACTCGGTTCTTAGATGTGGTtctattttgtgttgttttcagAGTCGGCGGGGACAGTATAACACGGTATATTGTCCTGTCTTGCTTAAACTGTTTGTCAGGTCATGCTTGCCAAAGAAGTCCCTAACCTCAATGAGACCTCCTGAATAAACAAaggtgaaataaataaatacaaacgcATGCACCTTTCTGTGAAAACCATTTCACCAAAAACGTATTTCAACCTTTTTCAAACAGAACTTGGCAAAACAAAGTTACGTCACTTTTTTCAGTTGAAAGTATGACTACAGCTTCTGCAAAGCCCTTCCCTAGCAGTTAAACCTGCCCTCCCCTGTCTGATTGGCCGTTGTGATCCCCATggagccaatcagagcaagGTCAGTCTCTGTTGTGAGAACATTTGGATGTAGGTAAAAGGTCGTGGCAAACTTCAGACCCAATGCCCTTCCCCCTGAAGTGCAAGGAAGAAAACCAAAGATAAATACTTATTTTGCTGAGGTAGGATCTTCTGTACTTACGGAATGTGCTTTATATAACGGCAAGGTGGCAACAGCTTAAATGCCTGAGGTAAACTGTAAAACCTTATCCGCCTTCTCTTTAAGAGACCAAAAATTGGTCCCTATGAGACAACATTTACAAAATAGGAAGTCAGATATACAGCTTTTGAAAAGCTTATTTCcttcaaacaaaaaaacaatgggAGAATATCCCTTGTTTTCAGTGAAGAGCAGAGTTCACCTCCTGAAATGTGTTGAGATTGCTCATCAAGTAGTGGGGGAAAACCCATGTTCAATAAAGTTGTCTACCTACACTTCTGGCCAAAAAGTTTTTTTCTCTCATGCATGACTGCTGTGCATTGTCAGAATGTAGAAGTATGCCCTTTGGTCACAGGGTAGTGTTATTTTGGGCAATCTAGTATTGACCCATTTCTTTTTTGCCTGCTCATCATAATGAGAACTGGTTGCAGGCCTCAGGTCAGATTCACATCAAGAGTCTAGAGGAAATCGAATAAAGTCGTCTGCTGCAACGCTGCCAAATGAAAAGTCACAGCATTCGTGTCataaaataagttttaaatgtTTCAAGGAAAACAGAAAGGTCCAGTAAAAATCACGCTTTTACCAAATCAGGTGAATTACAATATAGCAGTAGACAAAGGATAAAACTCCTTCATGAGTTGAACAGAAACTCTACAAATGGCAAGGGAACGATGTTAAGACAAAAAGGTCTGATGAGTACAAACATCTACAAAGTGTACCGTACGAACTTACAAACCCAGCATGTCCAAAAATCTGGAGACCTCCAATGGtgccatttaaaaataaaaacagttcTCAAAAGTATTAGTAACATTTAAGATTGGATAGTTGGAAACGGCAGGTCACGATATAACAGTTAAACTAGTCAAGACTCATTTTAGAAATTACACATGATGTTCGGCCAATAGCAGCTCTACTCTTCAGTGTCCATGTGCTTTAGTCGTTTAGAAAAGACTACGTTACATCATTAAGCAAGTTTTTAAAAAAACGTTACGAAATCCTTCCCACCCCTCCCtaacacacggggggggggggggaaggtgtaCCCTGCCCACCGCTACCaaccagacaccccccccccaccccaccctcttCACTTGGCAAGTCGACCATATTCAAAAAAAACTAGCAGGTTACATTTTTATCATTTCAAGGGAAGAAAAAGAATACAGTACTAGTTCGCCTTTCAGccgttaaaaataaaatacaaagtaaACTCAGATAAAACACAGGTGGGCGGtggggtttgtgtgcgtgcgtgtgtgtgtgtgtgtgtgtgagttttcaGTGGGTCTAGTACTCCGTGggctcctcgccctcctccgccAGCAGGCAGGTGCGGATCAGGGCCTCCGTCACGGCGTACGGGTCGCAGTTGGCGGACGGGCGGCGGTCCTCGAAGTAGCCCTTCTGCTCCTGGCCCACGCTGCGCGGGATGCGGATGCTGGCTCCGCGGTTGGCCACGCCCGCCGAGAACTCGTGGATGTTGGAGGTCTCGTGGCGGCCCGTGAGCCGCCGGGCGTTGTCCAGACCCCCCTTGGGGTCGTAGGCGCGGATGTGGTAGTGGTGCCTCTTGCCCAGCCGCTCGATGGACTCCTCAATggccctggggggagggggggagaagacgAGGAAGGTACAGGTTAGGGCCCCGGCGTGGTCGAGCGGCGATGCGATGGCTGGAagcagtacccccccccccccccccagtactcCCAGCGGGAAAGGGACTCACTTCagcccaccctcctccctcatctccttGGTGCTGAAGTTGGTGTGGCAGCCGGCGCCGTTCCAGTTGCCCTGGATTGGCTTGGGGTCGAAGGACGCCACCACGCCAAAGTCCTCGCACACGCGGTGCAGGATGAAGCGGGCCACCCACAGGTGGTCGCCCATCTTGATCCCCTCCGTCGGCCCCACCTGGAACTCCCACTGGAGACGCAGAGGCAAAACCAGTaagcatctctctcccccccccaaacgACACATCCACATCGTCTGGGCAAGCCGACCCACCAACCAAACAGCGGTTCACTACACCAGATGTTGGGTTACCTGTGCAGGCATCACTTCAGCATTGGTTCCACAGATGTCCACTCCGGCGTACAGGCAGGCTTTGTAATGAGCCTCCACGATGTCTCTGCCATAGGCCTTGTCGGCCCCCACGCCACAGTAGTATGGACCTGTGTGACGGCACGACTATAGTTAGGACCTCGTCACTTCATGGACACCTTTCAGAAGGCAGTCGTGTCATAAGTAGGCCCTTGCCTTGGGGTCCGGGGAACCCATTGGACGGCCAGCCAAAGGGATGCCCGTCGGTGCCCAGAATGGTGTACTCCTGCTCCATGCCGAACCAGGGGTGCTGGTCCT is a window of Gadus macrocephalus chromosome 8, ASM3116895v1 DNA encoding:
- the LOC132462702 gene encoding glutamine synthetase, with protein sequence MATSASACLSKVVKQRYMELPQGDKVQAMYIWIDGTGEGLRCKTRTLDSEPKSIEDLPEWNFDGSSTYQSEGSNSDMYLIPAAMFRDPFRRDPNKLVLCEVMKYNHKPTETNLRLACNKVMDMVKDQHPWFGMEQEYTILGTDGHPFGWPSNGFPGPQGPYYCGVGADKAYGRDIVEAHYKACLYAGVDICGTNAEVMPAQWEFQVGPTEGIKMGDHLWVARFILHRVCEDFGVVASFDPKPIQGNWNGAGCHTNFSTKEMREEGGLKAIEESIERLGKRHHYHIRAYDPKGGLDNARRLTGRHETSNIHEFSAGVANRGASIRIPRSVGQEQKGYFEDRRPSANCDPYAVTEALIRTCLLAEEGEEPTEY